The Mucilaginibacter yixingensis genome window below encodes:
- a CDS encoding RagB/SusD family nutrient uptake outer membrane protein, translating into MKKLSYIIAAVLFIAVSSCRKLDVPVQSQYTTSNFPVTQADFNALLGTMYSNLSSTWGITYWRTQELSTDEAILPARDGNFDDGGVYRQMHYHSWTFDHSYLMTTWAWGFGTGITNCNRIINLIGQSPASASSKAASVAETRAMRALYYFFMMDSYGNVPIYTDFPVASPPATQPRAKVFDFIESELKAVIPLLPAKSNSSATNTLQYGRANKEMAFAILQKMYLNAQVYNNTNRLNDAVAMADSIQKNPNYTLDASYRSIFLPNNGPQISETIFAVPYDQQIPGNQFTRFGFFPALLPYYTGLNFVSGSIAMSTTPEFYARFNLQGDVRNNTWLNGPQYIPDGNGGWTNQPAMYNGSQIVITAPIILVPGKPFDVGNTAAAQAEGVRSIKYYPDPTYTQTARLNGNDMPMFRLADVLLMKAEAILRGANATTVNGVLQTPDYLVNLIRKRANAPTVSGFTLDQMLDERGRELSWEGWRRNDLIRFGQFEKEYPLPNDNLKMNTDPTRRLFPVPSNELLLNPKLVQNPGY; encoded by the coding sequence ATGAAAAAACTAAGTTATATCATTGCTGCTGTGCTGTTTATTGCGGTTAGCTCTTGCAGAAAACTGGACGTGCCGGTACAGTCGCAATACACCACGTCAAACTTTCCGGTAACCCAGGCAGATTTTAATGCACTGCTGGGTACCATGTACTCTAACCTGTCATCAACCTGGGGTATTACCTACTGGCGCACACAGGAACTATCTACAGACGAAGCCATTTTACCCGCCCGAGACGGCAACTTTGACGACGGTGGCGTGTACCGCCAGATGCACTACCACAGCTGGACGTTTGACCACTCTTACCTGATGACCACCTGGGCCTGGGGTTTTGGTACCGGCATTACCAACTGTAACCGTATCATTAACCTTATTGGCCAATCGCCTGCATCAGCATCAAGCAAAGCTGCTAGCGTGGCCGAAACCAGGGCTATGCGTGCGCTGTACTATTTCTTTATGATGGACTCTTATGGCAACGTGCCAATCTATACCGATTTTCCGGTTGCCAGTCCGCCGGCTACACAGCCAAGAGCCAAGGTGTTTGATTTTATTGAAAGCGAGTTAAAAGCCGTTATTCCGCTTTTACCGGCAAAAAGCAATAGCTCAGCTACTAATACCCTGCAATATGGCCGTGCTAACAAAGAGATGGCTTTTGCCATTCTGCAAAAAATGTATCTGAATGCTCAGGTTTACAACAATACCAACCGTTTGAACGACGCGGTGGCTATGGCCGATAGCATCCAGAAAAACCCTAACTACACACTTGACGCCAGCTACCGCAGTATCTTTTTGCCAAACAACGGTCCGCAGATTAGCGAAACTATTTTTGCTGTGCCGTATGACCAGCAGATCCCGGGCAACCAGTTTACCCGCTTTGGCTTCTTCCCTGCCCTGCTACCTTATTACACCGGGTTAAACTTTGTATCAGGCAGTATTGCCATGAGCACCACACCAGAGTTTTATGCACGCTTTAACCTGCAGGGCGATGTGCGCAACAATACCTGGCTGAACGGTCCGCAGTATATTCCTGACGGTAACGGTGGGTGGACAAACCAGCCTGCCATGTATAATGGTTCGCAAATTGTAATTACCGCTCCTATCATCCTGGTACCGGGCAAACCGTTTGACGTGGGTAACACAGCTGCTGCCCAGGCTGAAGGCGTACGCTCAATCAAGTACTATCCAGACCCTACTTATACCCAAACTGCCCGTTTAAATGGTAATGACATGCCGATGTTCCGCCTGGCCGACGTGCTGCTGATGAAAGCCGAAGCCATTTTACGCGGCGCAAATGCAACAACCGTAAACGGCGTACTACAAACACCAGATTATTTGGTTAACCTGATTCGTAAACGTGCAAATGCACCAACCGTTAGCGGCTTTACACTAGACCAAATGCTGGATGAACGCGGTCGTGAGTTATCATGGGAAGGCTGGCGCCGTAATGACCTGATCCGTTTCGGACAGTTTGAGAAGGAGTACCCGCTGCCAAATGACAACCTGAAAATGAATACCGACCCAACAAGACGCTTGTTCCCGGTACCATCAAACGAGTTGTTGCTGAACCCCAAACTGGTTCAAAACCCTGGTTATTAA
- a CDS encoding acetyl-CoA C-acyltransferase: protein MNAYIVAARRSAVGKATRGGFRFTRPDELAVDVIKQLLADVPNVDKEQVDDVIVGNATPEAEQGLNVGRLISLIAMDTDKVPGMTVNRYCSSGLETIAIASAKIHSGLADCIIAGGVESMSLVPMGGWRIMPNADVAIAHPDYYWGMGLTAEAVAKEYQISRDEQDEFALHSHQKAVSAIQEGKFKQEIVPITVAETYVDEQGKKKQREFIVDTDEGPRADTSLDALSKLKPVFDARGGVTAGNSSQTSDGAAFVMVVSERFLKAHNLTPIARFVNYAVVGVPPRIMGIGPLFAIPKVLKMAGMTQQDLDLIELNEAFASQSVAVIKGLGLDPDVVNVNGGAIALGHPLGCTGTKLSVQLFNELRRRNKKYGMVTMCVGAGQGAAGIFELL from the coding sequence ATGAATGCGTATATAGTAGCGGCCCGCCGCAGCGCTGTTGGCAAAGCCACCCGTGGAGGCTTCAGGTTTACACGACCGGATGAGCTTGCTGTGGACGTGATCAAGCAACTGTTGGCCGATGTACCCAACGTTGACAAGGAACAGGTTGACGACGTTATTGTAGGCAACGCCACCCCGGAAGCAGAACAAGGCTTAAACGTGGGCCGCCTGATCTCGCTCATTGCGATGGATACCGACAAAGTGCCTGGCATGACCGTGAACCGCTACTGCTCATCGGGTTTGGAGACAATTGCCATTGCGTCTGCCAAGATCCATAGCGGATTGGCTGATTGTATCATTGCGGGCGGGGTAGAGAGCATGAGTTTGGTGCCCATGGGCGGCTGGCGTATTATGCCGAATGCAGATGTGGCCATAGCCCATCCTGATTATTACTGGGGTATGGGTTTAACGGCAGAGGCCGTGGCGAAAGAGTATCAGATTAGTAGAGACGAGCAGGATGAGTTTGCTTTGCATTCGCATCAAAAGGCCGTCAGCGCCATACAGGAAGGGAAATTTAAACAAGAGATTGTACCGATAACCGTTGCCGAAACCTACGTGGATGAGCAGGGGAAAAAGAAACAAAGAGAATTTATTGTAGATACCGATGAAGGGCCACGCGCCGATACATCATTAGATGCGCTGTCAAAACTGAAACCTGTATTTGATGCCAGGGGGGGAGTAACGGCAGGCAATTCTTCGCAAACCAGCGATGGTGCCGCTTTTGTGATGGTGGTGAGCGAGCGTTTTTTGAAAGCACATAACCTAACGCCAATTGCCCGTTTTGTAAACTATGCGGTGGTAGGCGTTCCGCCGCGCATTATGGGGATCGGACCGTTGTTTGCTATACCTAAAGTGCTGAAGATGGCGGGGATGACCCAGCAGGATCTGGATTTGATAGAGCTTAATGAGGCTTTTGCATCGCAATCTGTAGCAGTAATTAAAGGTTTGGGGCTTGATCCTGATGTGGTTAACGTAAATGGCGGAGCCATTGCGCTGGGCCATCCGCTGGGTTGCACGGGGACGAAGCTTTCGGTACAGCTTTTTAATGAGCTGAGAAGACGGAATAAGAAATATGGCATGGTAACCATGTGTGTGGGGGCCGGCCAGGGTGCAGCAGGCATATTTGAACTTTTATGA
- a CDS encoding long-chain fatty acid--CoA ligase, producing MEKATRLFDCMATQAENPLSGLLNAKVNGTWKAYSTREVHGMVNQLSAALLNMGISSGDGTTEGRDKIALISAGRPEWLIIDLAVQQIGAVLVPLYPNSSAHELEEILNQAEVKYVFVSNQEIYDKVNEIQGHVPSLKTIFTLDAIVGASHWTELLKPLQEQDLHNIKAASDAVTENDVTTIIYTSGTTGHPKGVMLTHKNILSNVEASSAVLNEIPVTEKRVLSFLPLNHIFEKVVTYIYLFSGFSVFYAESMETIGPNLREVKPSVFSAVPRVLEKVFERIMTEGRKLTGIKHKIFFWAISVADQFELGDRSLWYNIKLTIANKLVFSKWRAAIGGNVKAIVVGSSACSVRLEKIFTAAGIVILEGYGLTETSPVISVNHYTESKRKFGTVGPLINDVQVMIAEDGEILCKGPNIMAGYYKNPELTAEVMQDGWFHTGDVGMLDEDGFLKITDRKKEIFKTSGGKYVAPTPIENRMKENYFIEQMMVVGDGKKFASALIVPSYTHLMPWCQKNEIACGSHDEMIHDKRVIAMYQSIIDEYNPEFNHVEQVKKIKLLPNEWSLNSGELTPTGKMKRKVITEKYNAQIESMYTDEVNESSNLVS from the coding sequence ATGGAAAAGGCAACAAGGTTGTTCGATTGCATGGCAACGCAGGCAGAAAACCCGCTGTCCGGCTTGCTCAATGCCAAAGTTAACGGAACATGGAAGGCATATAGCACACGGGAGGTGCATGGTATGGTCAACCAGTTGTCGGCCGCTCTTTTAAATATGGGCATTTCCAGTGGCGATGGTACAACCGAGGGGCGGGATAAAATAGCCTTGATTAGCGCCGGTCGGCCCGAGTGGCTGATTATTGATCTGGCCGTGCAGCAGATTGGCGCCGTGCTGGTGCCGCTATATCCCAACAGCAGTGCTCATGAGTTGGAAGAGATCTTGAATCAGGCCGAAGTAAAATATGTGTTTGTAAGTAACCAGGAGATTTATGATAAGGTAAACGAGATCCAAGGCCACGTGCCATCGCTCAAAACTATATTTACGCTTGATGCGATAGTAGGCGCCTCGCACTGGACCGAATTGCTAAAACCACTGCAGGAGCAAGACCTTCATAACATCAAAGCCGCCAGCGATGCGGTAACTGAAAATGATGTAACCACCATCATTTATACATCGGGCACCACCGGTCACCCCAAAGGTGTAATGCTTACCCACAAGAACATACTAAGCAATGTAGAAGCTTCAAGCGCGGTACTGAACGAAATACCTGTTACCGAAAAACGGGTGCTGAGCTTTTTGCCTTTAAATCACATCTTTGAAAAGGTAGTCACCTACATTTATTTGTTCTCAGGATTTTCTGTTTTTTATGCCGAAAGTATGGAGACTATCGGGCCTAATTTAAGGGAGGTGAAACCATCTGTATTCAGTGCCGTACCCCGGGTGTTAGAAAAAGTGTTTGAGAGAATTATGACGGAGGGCAGAAAGCTAACTGGTATCAAACATAAGATCTTCTTCTGGGCCATCAGCGTAGCCGATCAGTTTGAACTTGGCGACAGAAGCCTGTGGTACAATATTAAACTGACCATTGCCAACAAGTTGGTCTTTAGTAAGTGGCGGGCCGCGATAGGGGGTAATGTGAAGGCGATAGTGGTAGGAAGTTCGGCCTGTTCGGTTAGGTTGGAAAAGATTTTTACGGCTGCAGGCATTGTTATTTTAGAGGGATACGGGCTTACCGAAACCTCGCCGGTTATCTCTGTTAATCACTATACCGAAAGCAAGCGAAAGTTTGGAACCGTAGGCCCGTTGATCAACGATGTGCAGGTAATGATAGCCGAAGACGGCGAAATACTATGCAAAGGGCCCAACATTATGGCCGGCTATTATAAAAATCCGGAGCTAACGGCCGAAGTGATGCAGGATGGCTGGTTTCATACCGGTGACGTAGGTATGCTGGACGAAGACGGTTTCTTAAAGATTACCGACCGGAAGAAAGAGATTTTTAAAACATCAGGCGGCAAATATGTGGCCCCAACCCCGATTGAAAACCGGATGAAAGAAAACTATTTCATTGAGCAAATGATGGTTGTGGGCGATGGAAAGAAATTTGCCAGCGCGCTTATCGTGCCTTCTTACACCCATTTAATGCCCTGGTGCCAGAAAAACGAGATTGCGTGCGGCTCTCACGATGAGATGATTCACGATAAAAGGGTGATTGCCATGTATCAGTCTATTATTGATGAATACAACCCCGAGTTTAACCATGTTGAGCAAGTGAAGAAGATCAAGTTGCTCCCCAACGAGTGGTCGTTAAACAGCGGCGAACTTACGCCGACCGGAAAGATGAAACGTAAGGTGATTACAGAAAAATACAACGCCCAGATTGAAAGTATGTATACTGATGAGGTGAACGAAAGCTCAAACCTGGTTAGTTAA
- a CDS encoding 3-hydroxyacyl-CoA dehydrogenase/enoyl-CoA hydratase family protein, translating to MDAKRIIRKVAVLGSGVMGSRIACHFANIGLQVLLLDIVPEGAAAGDKKARNKIVDDALAFALKSNPSPIYLKSFASRITTGNFDDDMPKIAECDWVIEVVVERLDIKQKVFEKVDKYRKAGTLVTSNTSGIPIHLMAQGRSDDFKQHFCGTHFFNPPRYLRLLEIIPTADTSKEVAGFLTEYGEKYLGKTTVLAKDTPAFIGNRIGIFSIMTVLHYVDKTGMTVEEVDKLTGPAIGRPKSATFRTNDVVGLDTLVHVANMLSQNAPDAELGELCKMPDFINTMMVNKWLGSKTGQGFYKKEKTATGSEIYALDLKTLEYKPSQKVKFASVETAKTVDSLKDRLKILVGAKDKAGDFYRATFFALFAYSSNRIPEIADELYKIDAAMNAGFGWEMGPFETWDALGVAGTIKEMEAAGSIPAQWVYDMLASGAESFYKTEDGMRLYYDIQSKSYKAIPGTENYILLDNIRPTKTIWKNSGTTVTDIGDGILNLEFHTKMNTIGSEVIEGINKAITLAEESYRGLVVSNEGANFSAGANVGLILMLAVEQEFDELNMVVKAFQDTMMRVRYSSIPVVVAPHQMTLGGGCEICLHADKVVAHAELYMGLVEFGVGLIPAGGGSKEFALRLSDELQEGDIELNNFKERFLTIGQAKVSTSAYEAFDLGYLKKGRDVVVMSRNRLLAEAKRQCLVLADEGYVQPAPRKDIRVLGKQSLGLAYVGANSMFSGNYISEHDVKISQKLAYVLSGGDLSQPSPVSEQYLLNLEREAFVSLCAERKTLERIQSILTGGKILRN from the coding sequence ATGGATGCTAAACGAATAATAAGGAAAGTGGCCGTATTAGGTTCTGGTGTGATGGGGAGCCGCATTGCCTGCCACTTCGCTAATATTGGTCTGCAGGTGTTGTTATTAGATATTGTGCCCGAGGGCGCAGCCGCCGGCGATAAAAAAGCCAGGAACAAAATAGTAGATGATGCGCTGGCCTTTGCCTTAAAATCCAATCCTTCGCCTATCTATCTTAAATCTTTCGCCAGCCGGATCACCACAGGTAATTTTGACGATGATATGCCCAAAATTGCCGAATGCGATTGGGTGATTGAAGTGGTGGTGGAACGTTTAGACATCAAACAAAAGGTATTTGAAAAGGTAGATAAATACCGTAAAGCCGGTACGCTGGTTACCTCCAATACCTCCGGTATCCCCATCCACTTAATGGCCCAGGGGCGCAGCGATGATTTCAAACAACATTTCTGCGGAACGCACTTTTTTAATCCGCCACGATACCTGCGCTTGTTGGAGATCATTCCAACTGCAGACACATCGAAAGAAGTGGCAGGCTTTTTAACAGAATATGGCGAGAAATACCTGGGCAAAACCACGGTGCTGGCTAAAGATACCCCGGCCTTTATAGGCAACCGTATCGGCATTTTCAGCATCATGACGGTGCTGCATTATGTAGATAAAACAGGCATGACGGTAGAGGAGGTGGACAAGCTGACCGGCCCTGCTATCGGTCGCCCAAAATCAGCAACGTTTCGTACCAATGATGTGGTGGGGCTGGATACCCTGGTGCACGTAGCCAACATGCTGAGCCAAAACGCACCGGATGCCGAGCTGGGCGAACTGTGCAAGATGCCCGACTTTATCAATACCATGATGGTCAACAAATGGCTGGGCAGCAAAACCGGTCAGGGCTTTTATAAAAAAGAGAAAACAGCTACAGGTAGTGAGATCTATGCACTCGATCTGAAAACGCTGGAGTACAAACCATCGCAAAAGGTAAAGTTTGCATCGGTAGAAACGGCAAAGACCGTTGATAGCTTAAAAGATCGGCTTAAAATTCTAGTCGGTGCTAAAGACAAGGCTGGCGATTTTTATCGGGCTACCTTCTTCGCGCTTTTTGCTTACTCAAGCAACCGCATCCCCGAAATAGCCGACGAACTCTACAAAATAGATGCCGCCATGAACGCAGGCTTCGGCTGGGAAATGGGCCCGTTTGAAACCTGGGACGCGCTGGGCGTAGCTGGTACTATAAAAGAAATGGAAGCTGCCGGCAGTATCCCCGCGCAATGGGTTTACGATATGCTGGCATCCGGTGCAGAAAGTTTTTATAAAACGGAAGACGGCATGCGGCTGTATTACGATATCCAGTCCAAAAGCTATAAAGCCATACCTGGGACTGAAAACTATATTCTGCTGGATAACATCCGCCCAACCAAAACCATCTGGAAAAACAGCGGCACCACTGTTACCGATATTGGCGATGGCATCCTCAACCTGGAGTTTCATACCAAAATGAATACCATTGGCAGCGAGGTGATAGAAGGCATTAACAAAGCCATCACCCTTGCCGAGGAAAGTTACCGGGGGCTGGTAGTATCTAACGAGGGTGCCAACTTTAGTGCCGGTGCCAACGTGGGACTGATCCTGATGCTGGCCGTTGAGCAGGAGTTTGACGAGTTAAATATGGTGGTAAAAGCTTTTCAGGATACCATGATGCGGGTGCGTTATTCTTCCATCCCGGTGGTGGTGGCACCGCATCAAATGACCCTGGGTGGTGGCTGTGAGATCTGTTTACATGCGGATAAGGTGGTTGCGCACGCAGAGTTATACATGGGTTTGGTAGAGTTTGGCGTAGGCCTCATTCCCGCAGGGGGAGGTAGCAAAGAGTTTGCGCTCCGGCTGTCGGATGAGTTACAGGAGGGTGATATCGAACTCAATAATTTTAAGGAGCGATTTCTGACCATTGGGCAGGCAAAGGTTTCCACATCAGCCTATGAGGCTTTTGATTTGGGCTATTTGAAGAAAGGAAGAGACGTGGTGGTGATGTCGCGCAACCGGTTACTGGCAGAAGCCAAGCGGCAATGCCTGGTACTGGCAGATGAAGGCTATGTGCAGCCGGCCCCACGCAAAGATATCAGGGTGCTGGGTAAACAGTCGTTGGGTTTGGCTTATGTTGGCGCTAACAGCATGTTCTCGGGTAATTATATCAGCGAACACGATGTGAAGATCTCGCAAAAATTGGCCTATGTGCTTTCAGGCGGCGACTTGTCGCAGCCATCGCCGGTCAGCGAGCAATACCTGTTAAATCTGGAGCGCGAGGCCTTTGTATCGCTTTGCGCAGAAAGAAAAACCCTGGAGCGGATACAATCCATTTTAACAGGTGGTAAAATATTGAGAAACTGA
- a CDS encoding TonB-dependent receptor, whose translation MKKLYALNKRPWYFIAVRALCMLLLSIQFCATAFAQGPQTVKGNVVDENNNPLPGVTVAIKGTQKATTSNINGQYVINADANDVLRFTFVGSTPKEENVGNRKIINITLRSDAKALKDVVVIGYGTSSKKEVTSSITTVKADDFNTGVLSTPAELLQGKVAGLNISKSGDPNSTPSTVLRGPSTITGSTEPFYVIDGVPGASIDLLAPADIESIDVLKDASASAIYGNRASNGVIMVTTRKAKPGQTRLNYNAYASTEAASNQIHVLTGPQLRQYLADNKQTPLVPTLNDDGSDTNWQNLVERRSYSQNQNLSFSGASPTADYGVTANYMTNNGIIKTTSMSRVILKGYVNQRFFNNRLKLGLTVTNSHTVNNNVPVSSVISESVFYLPTVSPYNADGSYKEYYDRTGSGNRNPLSLIYNNILKTDDRKTLYNGIASIDILKGLKYTISASVQEDQTDGSTYYNSQSGLAIGLNGQAQKTSYLNTNTIVESFFNYDRDFGKHSLKLVGGYSYQYDKLNDGFGVKTQNFIDDALTYNNISLSNPASLSQIQLQTQNVSATKLISFYGRAQYNYDSKYLFQASLRNDGSSVFGTNHKWGYFPSVSAGWNISDEDFMKKIPVINYLKLRAGYGVTGNSAGINAFSAIVIYGPAGKFLYNGNITNTVSPTQNDNPNLKWESTGTLNIGLDFGILKDRISGTIEYYNKNTSDLLFGGYSVSTTQYFVPTIAANVGKVNNKGVELTLNFTPVKTSAFNWKTSMNFAHNHNEVVSLSNDIFQTPYINTADIGGKGTSGLKAQRILPGYPLGQFFLWHYAGKNAAGVSTYQKPDGSVIAQQPLTTDAMLSGNAQPSLIYGWTNSFTYKNFDLNFVIRGTLGNKIFNNTLAALNDPQDAKVQNIPTFTLGESYNDVNAYLPSDRFLENGSYLRLDNATLGYTIKPHDLSIKAIRFYLSGNNLFLITSYRGIDPEINIGGQTPGIDSNNFYPKTRTFLCGVSATF comes from the coding sequence ATGAAAAAATTATACGCCTTGAATAAAAGGCCATGGTATTTTATTGCGGTACGAGCGCTTTGTATGCTCCTGCTGTCAATTCAATTCTGTGCAACAGCATTTGCCCAGGGCCCTCAAACCGTAAAAGGTAACGTGGTAGACGAAAACAACAACCCGCTACCTGGTGTAACGGTAGCCATTAAGGGCACACAAAAAGCTACCACCTCAAATATCAACGGACAATATGTTATTAACGCCGATGCCAATGACGTACTGCGCTTTACCTTTGTTGGTTCTACCCCAAAAGAAGAAAACGTTGGTAATCGCAAAATCATCAACATAACCTTACGGTCTGACGCCAAAGCGTTGAAAGATGTGGTGGTTATTGGTTACGGTACCTCAAGCAAAAAAGAGGTAACCAGCTCTATCACCACCGTTAAGGCTGATGACTTTAATACCGGCGTGTTATCAACTCCGGCTGAGTTATTGCAGGGCAAAGTTGCCGGCTTAAACATCTCAAAAAGCGGCGACCCTAACTCAACCCCGTCAACCGTATTGCGTGGCCCATCTACCATAACCGGCTCAACCGAACCATTTTATGTGATTGACGGTGTACCCGGCGCTTCTATTGACCTGCTGGCACCTGCCGATATAGAAAGCATCGACGTATTGAAAGATGCCTCTGCATCAGCCATCTATGGTAACAGGGCATCAAACGGCGTAATTATGGTAACCACCCGCAAGGCTAAACCAGGCCAAACCCGTTTAAACTATAATGCTTACGCATCTACCGAAGCGGCGTCAAACCAGATCCATGTTTTAACCGGTCCGCAACTGCGTCAATACCTGGCCGATAACAAACAAACCCCACTTGTGCCAACTTTGAATGATGATGGTTCTGACACCAACTGGCAAAACCTGGTTGAGCGCAGAAGCTACTCGCAAAACCAAAATCTTTCGTTCAGTGGCGCATCTCCAACTGCTGATTATGGTGTTACCGCCAACTACATGACCAACAACGGCATCATCAAAACCACCTCCATGAGCCGCGTTATTTTGAAAGGCTATGTAAATCAGCGTTTCTTTAATAACCGTTTAAAATTAGGTTTAACGGTTACCAACAGCCACACCGTTAACAACAACGTACCTGTATCTTCGGTAATATCTGAGTCGGTATTTTATTTACCAACCGTAAGCCCATACAATGCAGACGGCAGCTACAAAGAGTATTATGACCGTACCGGTAGCGGCAACCGTAACCCGTTATCGTTAATTTACAACAACATTCTTAAAACCGACGACAGAAAAACGCTTTACAACGGTATTGCCTCTATAGACATTTTGAAAGGTTTGAAATATACCATCAGCGCTTCGGTACAAGAAGATCAGACCGATGGTTCTACCTATTACAACAGTCAATCGGGCCTTGCCATAGGCTTGAACGGTCAGGCTCAGAAAACCTCTTACCTGAATACCAACACCATTGTTGAATCATTCTTTAACTATGATCGTGATTTTGGTAAGCACTCTTTAAAACTGGTAGGTGGTTATTCTTACCAGTACGATAAACTGAATGACGGCTTTGGCGTAAAAACGCAAAACTTTATTGATGACGCACTGACTTACAACAATATCTCGTTATCAAACCCGGCTTCGTTATCTCAGATCCAACTGCAAACTCAGAATGTTTCTGCCACCAAGCTGATCTCATTTTACGGTCGTGCGCAATACAATTACGACAGCAAATACCTGTTCCAGGCTTCGTTACGTAATGATGGTTCGTCGGTATTCGGTACCAACCACAAATGGGGTTACTTCCCATCGGTATCTGCAGGCTGGAACATCAGCGACGAGGATTTCATGAAGAAGATCCCGGTTATCAACTACCTGAAACTGAGAGCGGGTTACGGTGTAACCGGTAACAGTGCCGGTATCAATGCTTTCTCTGCTATTGTGATCTACGGTCCGGCTGGTAAGTTTTTATACAACGGTAACATCACTAACACGGTAAGCCCTACTCAGAACGACAACCCTAACCTTAAATGGGAATCAACCGGTACATTAAACATCGGGTTGGACTTTGGCATCTTGAAAGATCGTATCAGCGGTACCATTGAGTATTACAATAAAAACACTTCCGACTTATTATTTGGCGGTTACTCGGTGTCAACCACTCAATACTTTGTACCTACAATTGCTGCTAACGTAGGTAAAGTGAACAACAAAGGTGTAGAGTTAACCTTAAACTTTACGCCTGTAAAAACCAGCGCTTTCAACTGGAAAACCTCCATGAACTTTGCGCACAACCACAACGAGGTAGTTTCATTATCAAACGATATTTTCCAAACGCCTTATATCAACACTGCTGATATTGGTGGCAAAGGTACCTCTGGTTTAAAAGCACAGCGTATTTTACCGGGCTATCCACTGGGCCAGTTCTTCCTGTGGCACTATGCGGGCAAAAATGCTGCCGGCGTAAGCACTTATCAAAAACCTGATGGTTCGGTTATTGCACAACAGCCATTAACTACCGATGCCATGCTGAGCGGCAACGCACAACCAAGCCTGATTTACGGCTGGACCAACAGTTTCACTTACAAAAACTTCGATCTGAACTTTGTGATTCGCGGTACACTGGGTAACAAAATCTTTAATAACACACTGGCCGCATTGAATGACCCTCAGGACGCTAAAGTGCAGAATATCCCAACCTTTACGCTGGGCGAGTCATACAACGACGTTAACGCTTACCTGCCTTCAGACCGTTTCCTGGAAAATGGCTCATACCTGCGTTTGGATAACGCTACCCTGGGTTACACCATCAAACCGCATGACCTGTCTATCAAAGCCATCCGCTTCTACCTTTCAGGCAACAACCTGTTCCTGATTACCAGCTACCGCGGTATCGACCCTGAGATTAACATCGGTGGCCAAACCCCGGGTATTGACAGCAACAACTTTTATCCTAAAACCCGCACATTCCTTTGTGGTGTGTCGGCTACTTTTTAA
- a CDS encoding phosphatidylinositol-specific phospholipase C1-like protein has product MKLLLSALLLAAMPMLHADLGKDNTPINQIQVIGSHNSYKRAIDPALFKMMLANNPRVSALDYEHIPFADQLDMGLRNLEIDVYADSKGGKYAHPKGLDMVPNQAPYDPNGEMKEPGFKIFHVVGYDYRSNALTLKSALKQLKAWSEAHPGHNPIFITLEAKDGEARSKEDIAPEMMTDKLFADLDHDLLTYLGKQHIITPDDVRGKYQTLESAVTHSNWPTLKQARGKFLFLLDDHARKRDLYIAGHPSLKGRVMFACADPGTPEAGMTIRNNPKDPSIPELVKKGYIIRTRADADTKEARVNDRSGFVAACNSGAQIITTDYYLKSTHFKSDYVVFFETGDKYFRPNPLFTDK; this is encoded by the coding sequence ATGAAACTACTTTTAAGTGCCTTACTGCTAGCTGCCATGCCAATGCTGCATGCCGATTTGGGTAAAGACAATACGCCCATTAACCAGATACAGGTTATTGGCTCGCACAACAGCTACAAACGGGCTATTGACCCGGCGCTGTTTAAAATGATGCTGGCTAATAACCCAAGAGTTAGCGCGCTGGATTACGAGCACATCCCCTTTGCCGATCAGCTGGATATGGGTTTGCGTAACCTGGAAATAGATGTTTATGCCGATTCTAAAGGCGGCAAATATGCCCACCCGAAAGGCCTGGATATGGTTCCAAACCAGGCACCTTATGATCCTAACGGTGAAATGAAAGAGCCGGGCTTTAAGATTTTCCACGTGGTTGGTTATGATTACCGCAGCAATGCACTTACTTTAAAAAGTGCGCTTAAACAACTGAAAGCATGGTCTGAAGCGCATCCCGGCCATAACCCTATCTTCATCACTCTTGAAGCTAAAGATGGTGAGGCCCGCTCTAAAGAAGATATTGCACCAGAAATGATGACCGATAAATTATTTGCTGATCTCGATCATGACCTGCTAACTTACCTGGGCAAACAGCACATTATTACCCCTGACGACGTGCGTGGCAAATACCAAACACTGGAAAGCGCCGTAACACACAGCAACTGGCCAACGCTGAAACAAGCCCGCGGCAAGTTCCTTTTCCTGCTGGATGACCATGCCCGCAAACGCGATCTATACATCGCCGGTCACCCGTCATTAAAAGGCCGCGTAATGTTTGCCTGTGCTGATCCAGGCACGCCGGAAGCCGGGATGACGATCCGTAATAATCCTAAAGATCCGAGTATTCCTGAACTGGTGAAAAAAGGCTATATCATCCGCACCCGTGCCGATGCCGATACCAAAGAAGCCCGTGTTAATGATCGCTCTGGCTTTGTGGCGGCCTGTAACTCAGGCGCACAGATCATCACTACGGACTATTATTTGAAAAGCACGCACTTCAAATCAGACTACGTGGTGTTTTTTGAAACCGGCGACAAGTATTTCCGTCCGAATCCGTTGTTTACAGATAAGTAA